The genomic segment GCAGCCTGATCCAATGCGCGGTCGAGGCCAAGGTTCCGCATTTCATCTTCTCATCGACAGCTGCGGTCTATGGCGACCCTGAGAGCAATCCGGTGACGGAAAGCGAATCGTTGAAGCCGGTGAGCCCCTACGGGCGCTCGAAATTGATGGTGGAGTGGATGTTGGAGGACGTCGCCAAGGCGCACGGCCTGCATTACGCGGTGCTGCGTTATTTCAACGTCGCGGGCGCCGATCCGAAAGGCCGGGTCGGGCAGTCGACCGCCAATGCCACCCATCTGATCAAGGTGGCGGTGCAGGCGGCGCTCGGCCATCGCGCTGGCATGGAGGTCTTTGGCACAGACTATCCGACCCGCGACGGCTCGTGCCTGCGCGACTACATCCAGGTGAGCGATCTGGCGGCGGCGCATATGGATGCGCTGCGCTATCTGCGGGCGGGCGGCGACAGCATCACCTGCAATTGCGGCTATGCGCGGGGATACTCGGTGCTGGAAGTGATCGATGTCGTGAAAAAGGTGTCCGGGGTCGATTTTCCGGTGACGATCTCCGGTCGTCGGGCCGGCGATCCGGCGGCGATCGTCGCCGCCAATGATCGTGTCCGCGCCGTTCTCGGCTGGACGCCGCAATACGATGATCTTGAGGTCATCGTCCGTCAGGCGCTGCACTGGGAGCGGCATTTGCAGCAGATGCGGGCGGATGCCGCAGCCCCGGGTAACTGAGGCAGGGCTGTGTCGTCGCTGGCCCTTGAGAGCATGGCAATTTGCACAATCGTTGTTCTTCGACACAAAACTGCCATGTTTGATAAGCCTTTTCACGGGGCCGTGTGTTGACTAAAGTCATGCGGCATCTCGGGCATGTGCTCGCACCGTTACGCGCCGTTAACGGTTTTCGGTAACAATTTGCTTGCGTTAACAATGTATTACCCTGCGTACCGGGGCAATCATCGTGAGCGGAGTGATTGACCGGAACCTGTGTCGCGGTCTGACGAAAAGGTGAGTTTGGCTTTGCAGAACCCGCGCCTCCACACGGCATTGCGCCGTTTTCTCAAATTTGCTGCGGCCAGCGGGTCGCTTGCTTTCGTTCTCACCGCGCTATCCACAACTTCGACGCAGACGGCGATCGCGAACGGGGACACCCGCACCATCAATCTGGTGCACGCCCATACGGGCGAGACGATCTCGGCGACGTTCCGGGTCAACGGCAGCTACGATCCGACCGTTCTGAAGCAATTGAACTGGTTCCTGCGCGATTGGCGCCGCGACGAACAGATCACCATGGATCCACGTCTGTTCGACGTGATTTGGGAGGCGCAGCGTGGCGCCGGTTCCCGCTCCGTCATCCGCGTGCAGTCGGCTTACCGCTCGCCCGAGACCAATTCCATGCTGCGCCGGCGTTCGCGCGCCGTGGCTGAATATTCCCAGCACACGCAAGGTCGGGCCATGGACATTCACGTCGACGACGTGCCGATGTCCTATATTCGTGAGACCGCCATGCGCATGCAGCGCGGCGGCGTCGGCTATTACCCGACCGCGAATTCGCCCTTTGTCCATCTCGATGTTGGTTCCGTGCGCGCCTGGCCGCGTATGACCTACGATCAGCTTGCCCGCCTGTTCCCGGACGGCAAGACCGTTCACATCCCTGCCAACGGCCAGCCGATGGCGCGCTATGAAGAGGCGCGTGCCGAGATCGAGGCCCGCGGTGGCGGCTCGATGCCGAGCCTGGCGCAGGTCCAGAGCAAGGGCTTCTTCGCCACCCTGTTTGGTTGGGGTGAAGAGGAAGAGGATATGGCGCCGGCGCCGCGTCAGGTGGCTTCGCGCCGTGGCGCGCCGGCACCGGTTCGCACCGCAGCCGCCACGCCGCCGACCACGGCCTATGCGGCCGCAGAGGACAACACCGCCGCGTCCTTCTTCCGCAACGACGCCTCGCGGCGTGACCCGTCGCGGGTCGCCGCCGCTCAGCTCGCGGCGACGGCGCAGCCCGTGCCGCAGCAAGTGCAACCGGCGCAGCTAGCGCCCGTGGCCGCCGCGCCTGAGGCGCAACCGGCCGCAGTCGCGGCAATGCCGGCGCCGCGTGGCAGGTCGATGAATTCGCCGGTTGATCTGCAGACCGAGATTCAGGTCGCCGACGTCCCGATGCCGCCGCGTCGTCCGTCCGACACGCAGGTTGAAGCGATGATCGCCGCCGCCGTGCCGCTGCCGCCGCAACGTCCCGCCGGTCTTATCGTTCTTGCCAAAAATGAGCCGCCTAAAACTGAGGCGCCGCTCCCCACCGCCAAACCGGCCCGTGACGCACTTGCTGCCCTTATCGGTGGCACGGTTTCGGGCAAAGTGGCGGCGACGCCGGGCCTGCCTGCCGTCATCACCCAGGGCACGCCGGTATCCGCCAATGTTCTCGCCTTCGCGCCGCTGCAGGCCGATGTGCCCAAGCCGACGGCGCGGCCGCAGCCGCGCAGCACCCCCGTTGTCGCTCGCCTGGTTGGCGTGCGCGCGGCGCGTGATGCGCACCCGGCTCCGCTTTCCGCCGCACGGCTCGACCGTTCGAATTTCTCGGCGTTGCTGTCGCCCGCCAGCATTTCGAAAAGCCCGGTTGCTGGCCTTGTGGCTTCAACCGTGGCGCCGCTGCGAGCCTCCTCCCGCAATGAGCTGAAAGCGGTGATGTTTGGACCGCCGATTCCGGTGCAGGTGGAAACGTCCGACAACATGGCCTCGGCCGTTGGTCGCCGCGCCGAAGCGGATACGAGCCGCGCCAACTAGAGCCAATCGCGTTTCAATCGAAACGCGATTTTTGCCGCGGCTTTGTAACGTTTGCCGATTCCGCCATCCAGCAAAACGCTATAAGGATAGCGCAGAAGCCCTCGCCAGATTGTGATAAACTGACGAGGGCAATTGCGCTATTGACCTCAGCGCGCATTCTTGTAACCAATAAAAAGATTAGATCACGAATAATTCTGGGAAGGGAACTGTCGTCTGATGAGTTCTGTGCAAACAGCGACGCGGCCCGGCGTAAGCCATGACGCGGACAAGCCCGTTTTGGTCATCGATGATGTGGTCAAGACCTTCGGCGATGCCGAAGAGGCCGTCACCGCTGTCGACCATGTTTCCTTCGACGTCAAACAGGGTGAGTTCGTTGCGGTCATCGGACCGTCTGGCTGCGGGAAATCGACCCTCTTCAACATTATCGGCGGCATGCTCGGCGAATATGACGGCGACGTGCGTATCGATGGCGAGCGCATTGCCGGGCCGCATCCGGCGGTCGGCATGGTGTTCCAGGAGGAGTCGACTTTCCCCTGGCGCAGCGTCATCGACAATGTCGCCTTTCCGTTGGAATTGCGCGGCGTCGCCAAGTCCGAGCGCTATGATCGTGCCCGGCACTTCATCGGCATGGTTGGTCTCGATGGTTTCGAGAAGCGTTATCCTTCGCAGCTCTCAGGCGGCATGAAACAGCGCGTGTCGATCGCGCGTACCTTGGTGTCCAATCCCCGCATTCTGTTGATGGACGAGCCTTTTGCTGCGCTCGACGAGCAGACCCGTCTGCTTCTGGGCGACAAGATCACCCAGATCCAGCAGGAGTTGAAGCAGACGACCTTGCTGATCACCCACAATCTGACGGAAGCGGTGCAATTGTCTGATCGCATCGTGGTTATGACCTATCGCCCCGGCAAGGTGAAACGCATCGCCGATATCGATCTGGCGCGGCCGCGCACGTCCGACGTGGTCGGCAGCGATGCATTCGGCCGCCATGTCGCCGATATCTGGAACGACCTGCGCGAAGAGGCGAGCCGCGGCATGCAGGAGAGCGAGCAGGTCGCACGGGCGGACCGTCGCCATGGCTGAGCGCCGCACGCCGCTAACCGCGACGCGCTGGTTTCCACTGACGGTCGGTGCTCTGACCATCGTGGCGGTCGGCCTCGTCTTTGAGATCCTGCTGCGCGTCGGCATTCTCAATCGCTACATCATCCCGCTGCCGAGCGAAGTGTTGGCCGCTTTCGAGCGGATCATCGTGGAAGAGGGCGTCCTTGAGCGCACCGGCACGTCCGCCTTCGAAGTGTTGACGGCGGGCTTTGCCTGCGTCGTCGTCGGCGTGCCGCTTGGCGTGCTGCTCTATCGCTTCGATATTTTGCGGCGGGCGCTCGAGGATTGGGTGGCCGCATTGGCGGCAGCGCCGATCGTGCTCGCCTATCCGCTGTTCATGGTGTTGTTCGGCCGCGGTTCGATGACGGTCATCGTCATCGCCTTCGCCTATGGTCTGGCGCCGATCGTGCTGAAGACCGTGGAAGGGCTTTCCGAGACACGCCGCGTGCTGATCAATGTCGGCAAGAGCCTGAACCTCACCGAAACGCAGATGTTTTGGAAGATTCTCTTCCCCTCGGCGATCCCGTCGATCTTCACCGGTATCCGCCTAGGTTGGACCTTCTGCGTCATCGCCGTGATCGGCGTGGAATTCCTGGTCAATCTCGGCGGCCTTGGCCAGCTCATCAATGATCTGGCGGAACGCTACGACATGCCGGGCACCTATGCGAGCATCGGCTTTGTCATCGGCGTCAGCATGGTCTTCTTCATCATTCTCGAATGGATTGAAAAATGGCTGCAACCGGCACGATGACCGTGGCGGCGCCTGTCTCGCGCAAGGTGCGCGAGCGGCGCGAGACGCGCAGCATACTCTATGTGCGTCTGGCGGTTATTTTCTTCTTCGTTGCGGTGTGGGAACTGCTGTCGCGCTCGGGCTGGTTCTTCGCCGACATCATTCCCTCGCTGGTGTCGATCGCCCAGGCGATGGTTCGGCTGCTATTCAATCCGGCGTTCTGGTCCAATCTGCAGGTGACGTTGTTTGAAGCGGCGCTGGCGCTCGGCATCGGCACGCTCGCTGGCGTTGTCGTCGGCATCGTGCTCGGGGCCAATCGTTTTCTCGGCGCCGCCTTCGAGCCCTATCTGTATTATTTCTCGCCGACGCCGCGCATCATCCTGTTCCCGATCATGATCATGTGGTTTGGCGTGGGGCTCGCTTCGAAAGTGGCGCTCGGTGCGTTGGCGAGCTTTTTCGCCGTGGCGCTCTCGACGGCAGCGGGCATGCGCCAGATCGACAAGGTGATTATCCGTGTCGGCCGCTCATTCCGCGCGACGCCCTGGCAAATGGCGACGAAAATTTATCTGCCGGCGATGCGCATCCCGGTCCTCACCGGCATCCGCCTCGGTCTCGGCAATGCGTTGATCACGGTGCTGTTAGCAGAGACGAAGCTGTCCAATCAGGGACTGGGCTATATGGTCAACACGATCTACCAGCGCTTCGATATTCCGACGCTCTATGCGCTGCTGATCATCGTTTTCCTGATTGCCGGCGCCTGCAATGCTGTGCTGGGCATGGTGGCCCGCCGGGCGCAATAGCACGCCCGTCAGCCAGCCTGAATTCTTCGATCAGAATTACTCAACCAGAATTATTCAACCATGCCGAGCGCAGCGAGATAGAGATCGAGAATCTCGGCCTCTTCCTTGCGCTTGTTGACTTCCTGCCGACGCAGGGAGACCACCTTACGGATGATCTTGATGTCGAAGCCGGTCCCCTTGGCTTCGGCGTAAACTTCTTTGATATCGTCGGAAATCGTCCGTTTCTCCTCTTCGAGGCGCTCGATGCGCTCGATGAAGGAACGAAGATGCGAACCGTTGACGGCGGAAGTGTCGTCCATGACCTGCTCTGAATTGGAAATGTGCGGCGCCTCAGCACCTTTGGCCGATGACGTTGCCGCCCCACAGGTTGGGCGTCAACGTCCGACTGGGGATAATCCACACTATCCCCGGCGCGTTATCCACAAGAGTGGCCCGCAACAGCAGCCTATTGTCCTGTGGAGCCGGTTTTGTCTTGTTTCGCGTCGTCAATCGCCGGCTTTGAATCCCGTGGAACGCACCAATTTGGCCCAGCGTTCGCTGCCTTGCGCGATGGCTTTGGCGAAAGTCTCCGTGGTCTGGCCGGACACCACGAAGCCCTGGGCCTCGAGCAGCTTGCGGATGTCGGGATCGGCATGGGCAGCGATGGCGGCCTGCAGAAGAGGCTCGGCGAGGGCCGGTGGCGTATCCTTGCGGATCAGAAGGCCAAACCAGATGCTGGTGTTGAACTCGGGATAGCCGAGTTCGGCGAAAGTCGGTGTGTCAGGCAGTTGCGGAAAGCGTTTCTCGCCGGTGACGGCAAGAGCTTTCATTTTGCCCGTTTCAACGTTCGGTACCGCCGATTGCGTCTGCGTGAAGCCAAACAGCGCGTGGCCGGCGAGAATGTCGATGGTCTGCGGCGCCGAGCCGCGATAAGGCACATGGGCGAGATTGAGATTGAAGCGTTCGTTCAGCTGTGCGCCGAGAAAATGCGAAGGCGTGCCAGGACTGTAGGAGGCATAGCTCAGCGATCCACTCTTGCTCTTCGCCCAATCGAGGAATTCCTGGAAGGACTTGGCCGGCACGCTCGGGTGCGTGACGAAAACCAGCGGCGCTTCGACGCCCTTGATGAGCGGCAGATAGTCCGATTGCGCCCAGCGCGGATGATCGAAGACATGCGGATTGATTTCCATCAGCGCCTGCGTGCCGATCATGATCGTCGTGCCGTCGGCCGGTGCATTGACCACATATTGCGCAGCGAGATTGCTGGAATTACCGGTACGACTTTCGACGATATAGGTCTTGCCGAGAGTCTTGGCCATGTGTTCGGCGATGACGCGCACATAGGCGTCGATGGCGCCGCCAGCGGCCGTGCCGACGATGAACTTCAACTGCTGCGCCGATGCCGATGTTGTGGCCGTCAGCGCCAAGGCGAATGTCGCGGCGATCGATGCGATACGCGTATGCTTGAGCATTGTTCCCTCCCAGTCCCATGCCCTTCCCACGAAAGTGCCTGCGAAAACTGCGTGGTGCAACCCGCAATAAAAAACGCCCGGCTTTTGGCCGGGCGTTGATCAATGCGGAGTGAATGGATCGGATTACTTGATGCCGAGATGAGTCTGCGCGTTCTTGAAGCAGATCTTTTCTTTGTCGGCCTGGCTCATGTTGAGCTCTTCCATGATGGCGATCGTCTCGCGGATATAGCCAGGGCCTTTTTCCGGATCGAACGGGCAGTCGGAAGCGAACATGGCGCGGTCGGGACCATAGAAGGCGAGGCCGCAATCGGTGGCCGCCTTCGAGCCGAACACGGCGGTGTCGGCGTAGAAGTCCTTGAAGTAGTCGAGCGGGCGACGCTTCATGTTCTTCAGCAGGGTCTTGTAGTCTTCGTCGGTGGTGCGGTTGCCAAGCTGATCCCAGCCCGGGCCGACGCGGCCTTCGAAATAGGGCACCATGGCGCCCAGATGATGGGCCAGAACTTTCAGCT from the Beijerinckia sp. 28-YEA-48 genome contains:
- the galE gene encoding UDP-glucose 4-epimerase GalE, producing the protein MSVLVTGGAGYIGSHMVLELLDAGEKVVVLDNLSTGFRWAVPADVPFVTGDFGDAALVKETLARYDVNAIAHFAAKIVVPESVADPLGYYLNNTAKARSLIQCAVEAKVPHFIFSSTAAVYGDPESNPVTESESLKPVSPYGRSKLMVEWMLEDVAKAHGLHYAVLRYFNVAGADPKGRVGQSTANATHLIKVAVQAALGHRAGMEVFGTDYPTRDGSCLRDYIQVSDLAAAHMDALRYLRAGGDSITCNCGYARGYSVLEVIDVVKKVSGVDFPVTISGRRAGDPAAIVAANDRVRAVLGWTPQYDDLEVIVRQALHWERHLQQMRADAAAPGN
- a CDS encoding DUF882 domain-containing protein; the encoded protein is MALQNPRLHTALRRFLKFAAASGSLAFVLTALSTTSTQTAIANGDTRTINLVHAHTGETISATFRVNGSYDPTVLKQLNWFLRDWRRDEQITMDPRLFDVIWEAQRGAGSRSVIRVQSAYRSPETNSMLRRRSRAVAEYSQHTQGRAMDIHVDDVPMSYIRETAMRMQRGGVGYYPTANSPFVHLDVGSVRAWPRMTYDQLARLFPDGKTVHIPANGQPMARYEEARAEIEARGGGSMPSLAQVQSKGFFATLFGWGEEEEDMAPAPRQVASRRGAPAPVRTAAATPPTTAYAAAEDNTAASFFRNDASRRDPSRVAAAQLAATAQPVPQQVQPAQLAPVAAAPEAQPAAVAAMPAPRGRSMNSPVDLQTEIQVADVPMPPRRPSDTQVEAMIAAAVPLPPQRPAGLIVLAKNEPPKTEAPLPTAKPARDALAALIGGTVSGKVAATPGLPAVITQGTPVSANVLAFAPLQADVPKPTARPQPRSTPVVARLVGVRAARDAHPAPLSAARLDRSNFSALLSPASISKSPVAGLVASTVAPLRASSRNELKAVMFGPPIPVQVETSDNMASAVGRRAEADTSRAN
- a CDS encoding ABC transporter ATP-binding protein; protein product: MSSVQTATRPGVSHDADKPVLVIDDVVKTFGDAEEAVTAVDHVSFDVKQGEFVAVIGPSGCGKSTLFNIIGGMLGEYDGDVRIDGERIAGPHPAVGMVFQEESTFPWRSVIDNVAFPLELRGVAKSERYDRARHFIGMVGLDGFEKRYPSQLSGGMKQRVSIARTLVSNPRILLMDEPFAALDEQTRLLLGDKITQIQQELKQTTLLITHNLTEAVQLSDRIVVMTYRPGKVKRIADIDLARPRTSDVVGSDAFGRHVADIWNDLREEASRGMQESEQVARADRRHG
- a CDS encoding ABC transporter permease subunit produces the protein MAERRTPLTATRWFPLTVGALTIVAVGLVFEILLRVGILNRYIIPLPSEVLAAFERIIVEEGVLERTGTSAFEVLTAGFACVVVGVPLGVLLYRFDILRRALEDWVAALAAAPIVLAYPLFMVLFGRGSMTVIVIAFAYGLAPIVLKTVEGLSETRRVLINVGKSLNLTETQMFWKILFPSAIPSIFTGIRLGWTFCVIAVIGVEFLVNLGGLGQLINDLAERYDMPGTYASIGFVIGVSMVFFIILEWIEKWLQPAR
- a CDS encoding ABC transporter permease, encoding MAATGTMTVAAPVSRKVRERRETRSILYVRLAVIFFFVAVWELLSRSGWFFADIIPSLVSIAQAMVRLLFNPAFWSNLQVTLFEAALALGIGTLAGVVVGIVLGANRFLGAAFEPYLYYFSPTPRIILFPIMIMWFGVGLASKVALGALASFFAVALSTAAGMRQIDKVIIRVGRSFRATPWQMATKIYLPAMRIPVLTGIRLGLGNALITVLLAETKLSNQGLGYMVNTIYQRFDIPTLYALLIIVFLIAGACNAVLGMVARRAQ
- a CDS encoding DUF2312 domain-containing protein translates to MDDTSAVNGSHLRSFIERIERLEEEKRTISDDIKEVYAEAKGTGFDIKIIRKVVSLRRQEVNKRKEEAEILDLYLAALGMVE
- a CDS encoding tripartite tricarboxylate transporter substrate binding protein: MLKHTRIASIAATFALALTATTSASAQQLKFIVGTAAGGAIDAYVRVIAEHMAKTLGKTYIVESRTGNSSNLAAQYVVNAPADGTTIMIGTQALMEINPHVFDHPRWAQSDYLPLIKGVEAPLVFVTHPSVPAKSFQEFLDWAKSKSGSLSYASYSPGTPSHFLGAQLNERFNLNLAHVPYRGSAPQTIDILAGHALFGFTQTQSAVPNVETGKMKALAVTGEKRFPQLPDTPTFAELGYPEFNTSIWFGLLIRKDTPPALAEPLLQAAIAAHADPDIRKLLEAQGFVVSGQTTETFAKAIAQGSERWAKLVRSTGFKAGD